The following coding sequences are from one Oncorhynchus nerka isolate Pitt River linkage group LG6, Oner_Uvic_2.0, whole genome shotgun sequence window:
- the LOC115130310 gene encoding UDP-N-acetylglucosamine transporter TMEM241 homolog isoform X2 yields MHFKRHVTGLIFCLFYVVSYFTNKYVLSVLKFTYPTLFQGWQTFIGGLLLLLSGKLGLVDISGFPRSAALSWLPGSLLFVGNIYAGSRALSRLPIPFFFTLHNASEVVNCLILKLTQMERIPWMKLLSVSLLLMSAINLPLYDPQFDPGGYMWALAHLFCVGAYRVFQTHFKSSHLSDLEQQYINYLFSVLLLAFAAHPTGDLFGALEFPFLLSPRFHGGCCASALLGFFLLLASVKLKSGLPLEHCGVWLFLSKVFATCLSPLVFNIEVNTPSFCCVFFSHVGEALLVYSESTSQVR; encoded by the exons atGCATTTCAAAAGACATGTTACTGGTCtaatattttgtttattttatgTAGTATCGTATTTCACGAATAAG TATGTCCTGTCTGTCTTGAAATTTACATATCCAACCCTATTTCAGGG ATGGCAGACTTTTATTGGGGGCCTGCTGCTTCTGCTTTCTGGGAAACTTGGATTGGTGGATATAAGTGGCTTTCCCAG GTCAGCAGCACTTTCCTGGCTTCCGGGATCCCTCCTGTTTGTAGGGAATATTTATGCAGGGTCCAGAGCTCTTTCACGCTTG CCTATCCCTTTCTTCTTCACTCTTCACAATGCTTCTGAAGTGGTGAATTGCCTGATCCTGAAGTTAACCCAGATGGAG cGAATTCCATGGATGAAGCTATTAAG TGTGAGTCTGCTGTTGATGTCGGCCATCAACCTCCCCCTCTATGACCCTCAGTTTGACCCTGGTGGTTACATGTGGGCCCTGGCACATCTCTTCTGTGTTG GTGCCTATAGAGTGTTCCAGACACACTTCAAGTCCAGTCATTTGAG tgacCTTGAACAACAATACATCAACTATTTGTTCAG TGTGTTGCTGTTGGCCTTTGCTGCACACCCTACTG GTGACCTATTTGGTGCCTTGGAATTCCCTTTCCTCCTGTCCCCAAGATTTCACGGTGGCTGTTGTGCCAG TGCCTTGTTGGGTTTTTTCTTGCTGTTGGCATCAGTCAAACTAAAGAGTGGTTTACCCCTTGAGCACTGCGGGGTCTGGCTCTTTTTGTCCAAG GTGTTTGCCACATGCCTATCCCCACTTGTTTTTAACATTGAAGTTAACACGCCATCTTTCTGCTG TGTTTTCTTCAGCCATGTTGGAGAAGCCCTGCTGGTGTACTCTGAAAGTACTTCCCAAGTGCGATGA
- the LOC115130310 gene encoding UDP-N-acetylglucosamine transporter TMEM241 homolog isoform X1, giving the protein MQVCRCIKDKESNDVWLYSNIVTRPQPLPGFKPPFSAVQLRWQTFIGGLLLLLSGKLGLVDISGFPRSAALSWLPGSLLFVGNIYAGSRALSRLPIPFFFTLHNASEVVNCLILKLTQMERIPWMKLLSVSLLLMSAINLPLYDPQFDPGGYMWALAHLFCVGAYRVFQTHFKSSHLSDLEQQYINYLFSVLLLAFAAHPTGDLFGALEFPFLLSPRFHGGCCASALLGFFLLLASVKLKSGLPLEHCGVWLFLSKVFATCLSPLVFNIEVNTPSFCCVFFSHVGEALLVYSESTSQVR; this is encoded by the exons ATGCAAGTATGTCGCTGTATCAAAGATAAAGAAAGCAACGATGTGTGGCTGTATTCTAACATTGTAACAAGACCTCAGCCTCTTCCGGGTTTTAAACCGCCGTTCAGCGCTGTACAGTTGAG ATGGCAGACTTTTATTGGGGGCCTGCTGCTTCTGCTTTCTGGGAAACTTGGATTGGTGGATATAAGTGGCTTTCCCAG GTCAGCAGCACTTTCCTGGCTTCCGGGATCCCTCCTGTTTGTAGGGAATATTTATGCAGGGTCCAGAGCTCTTTCACGCTTG CCTATCCCTTTCTTCTTCACTCTTCACAATGCTTCTGAAGTGGTGAATTGCCTGATCCTGAAGTTAACCCAGATGGAG cGAATTCCATGGATGAAGCTATTAAG TGTGAGTCTGCTGTTGATGTCGGCCATCAACCTCCCCCTCTATGACCCTCAGTTTGACCCTGGTGGTTACATGTGGGCCCTGGCACATCTCTTCTGTGTTG GTGCCTATAGAGTGTTCCAGACACACTTCAAGTCCAGTCATTTGAG tgacCTTGAACAACAATACATCAACTATTTGTTCAG TGTGTTGCTGTTGGCCTTTGCTGCACACCCTACTG GTGACCTATTTGGTGCCTTGGAATTCCCTTTCCTCCTGTCCCCAAGATTTCACGGTGGCTGTTGTGCCAG TGCCTTGTTGGGTTTTTTCTTGCTGTTGGCATCAGTCAAACTAAAGAGTGGTTTACCCCTTGAGCACTGCGGGGTCTGGCTCTTTTTGTCCAAG GTGTTTGCCACATGCCTATCCCCACTTGTTTTTAACATTGAAGTTAACACGCCATCTTTCTGCTG TGTTTTCTTCAGCCATGTTGGAGAAGCCCTGCTGGTGTACTCTGAAAGTACTTCCCAAGTGCGATGA
- the LOC115130310 gene encoding UDP-N-acetylglucosamine transporter TMEM241 homolog isoform X3 — protein sequence MQVCRCIKDKESNDVWLYSNIVTRPQPLPGFKPPFSAVQLRWQTFIGGLLLLLSGKLGLVDISGFPRSAALSWLPGSLLFVGNIYAGSRALSRLPIPFFFTLHNASEVVNCLILKLTQMERIPWMKLLSVSLLLMSAINLPLYDPQFDPGGYMWALAHLFCVGAYRVFQTHFKSSHLSDLEQQYINYLFSVLLLAFAAHPTATTTSYPGRLDATGLAHLYLRSFSHSSLQILSSCQVEWGVLLHSYFQVSLEMF from the exons ATGCAAGTATGTCGCTGTATCAAAGATAAAGAAAGCAACGATGTGTGGCTGTATTCTAACATTGTAACAAGACCTCAGCCTCTTCCGGGTTTTAAACCGCCGTTCAGCGCTGTACAGTTGAG ATGGCAGACTTTTATTGGGGGCCTGCTGCTTCTGCTTTCTGGGAAACTTGGATTGGTGGATATAAGTGGCTTTCCCAG GTCAGCAGCACTTTCCTGGCTTCCGGGATCCCTCCTGTTTGTAGGGAATATTTATGCAGGGTCCAGAGCTCTTTCACGCTTG CCTATCCCTTTCTTCTTCACTCTTCACAATGCTTCTGAAGTGGTGAATTGCCTGATCCTGAAGTTAACCCAGATGGAG cGAATTCCATGGATGAAGCTATTAAG TGTGAGTCTGCTGTTGATGTCGGCCATCAACCTCCCCCTCTATGACCCTCAGTTTGACCCTGGTGGTTACATGTGGGCCCTGGCACATCTCTTCTGTGTTG GTGCCTATAGAGTGTTCCAGACACACTTCAAGTCCAGTCATTTGAG tgacCTTGAACAACAATACATCAACTATTTGTTCAG TGTGTTGCTGTTGGCCTTTGCTGCACACCCTACTG cgactacaacctcatacccaggaagacttgacgctacaggcttggcacacctgtatttgaggagtttctctcattcttctctgcagatcctctcaagctgccaggttgaatggggagtgttgctgcacagctattttcaggtctctctagagatgttctaa